The Panicum virgatum strain AP13 chromosome 3N, P.virgatum_v5, whole genome shotgun sequence genome includes the window CATAGTTAGGTTGTCACCAGGATATTAAGAGCTGCAGATCCCACTCTCAAATCAAAAGAATGATTGATTTGAGGGAGACAGCAAACTGCAAACAAGGTGCTGCTGGTAGGTTCCCAGAAGACCCTTGTCCTACGCACTGGAAGTAACAGGAAGATTATTTCCTTTCAAGGAAGGAACAGTGAAAAAGATTGCAATTTACTGTCAACAAAGAAGACAGGAACACCAACAGCGACAAAGTAAATATCCACCGAAATCAGTGAGCccaaaacttttcaaaaaaaaaaaagcatcagTGAGCCCAACATCTCGGTGTAGTTTGGTACAGGAATATAATCCCCTGAGATCTTGATGATGGCTAGGCTGATGTGGCTGTGAAGTTTGGTACAGGAATATGATTCCCAACAGCTGCAGATATGCAGATACCAGCTCAATGCTAAATGTTAACAGCCTCCAACAAAATGATGGCACATGCTTTTCGACAACCATGGATTCGCTAACAGTTCCAATGTAACATGTTTAGAGCTAAGACAGCTCAAAAGATCAATTAGTATTAGTCTGCAACTTCAAAACAATAGGTGCATGGAAACTTGGATTACTAACGGAGTTGCTAAAGTTAGCACAGGCTCAATCAAAGAAGCCAATAAAGAGGAGGTTTCTAGATCATTTGGCAACACGAATCTCGTACAATAAAACCATTGGGCATTACAGCAATGTGCAAGGCTGAGGTTTGAATAGCTGAATCTGCCAGCTAACAACTAACATGCAGCACAACATGAAGCAACTAAAGACACCAAAATTGTTCAGCACCCACAACGATGCTCTCATATATTTATATGTTAACCCTTTTTTCTTAGGGAACGCTGTACTATGTATGTCTCTGCTATGTACAATTACATGAAAAGACAAGCGAAGGCGTTAGCAGCTAACTAATTATGTAATTTTCTATTCTGACAAACCTCTTTTCTGCAATCTGATGAGGAAAGTAATCGACTTCACAGCATGCCGGAGACGGCTAACCGGGAGTCCTTTTAGTGTTGGGTGGGACAGGTCCCTTTTGGGATCCTCACGGGTTTCTTTGCCAGTGGACTCGCCCGAGCTAGAACCTTGCTCCTCATCCTCAccaataattttaattttctCGAGGGGTACATCTTCAGTGTCAGGGAACTGGCAGTAAGCAGAATGTAGTCGGTGGTGAATTTCATCTGTTCTTCCTGACCGTTCATCCTCCCTGTCCATGTCAATTAGATCCTGCACAATCACAATGCAGCAGTGAATATCACAAGAGAGCAACTCACCATAACGACAAACTCTAGCCCTCAATCATTTTCTATGCTCTAGTCAACCCAAATACATCTCCACATGCTATTAAGGAACATTAATATTACCTGTGCAGGAAAAGTCCTGAATAATGGAAGAAGCCGGTTTCTGCAGTACTGGTTAAATAAAAGAGTAAGGATGATAAGAGGTATTGTGAAGCCTGCAGCTACCGGCGACTCTTTAAGGCCAAATACACCAAGGCAAATGACCTGGGTGAGCACAAGAGAGAATATGACTGTATTGTGTGCAATTGGCCAATACAAACCGCCTGTGTCATACCTTGTTCGATATACATTAAGCAACTGAAAAGAGCACAAAGTAGTAAAGTACATTAGAATGGTCTGGAAAAATTtgaggtaaataaaaaaattacattctCAAGCTTCTCACCTGATTGCGGTATACAACATAACCAAGGAAAAAATACACCAGCAGAAAAGGTAAGATCAGAGGAGCCAGCACAGAGCATGTGAATCCCAACAGCCCAAACAACAGAACTTTTGGTACTTCTGTGTGGTAGGGAAACGAGGGCACAAATTCTGTGTCTTCTCTCATTCTCAGAACATATTTCCTTATAAAGTTCCATATAAGACCAAAGAGCTGCATAAGTTCAGATGACAAACTAGCCCATCCTGAGGTCAGAACATAGGTGATGAAGAAGGTAGCCTGgaaataaaattatatttacAGAAAGCAAAACAAATGTTAGATGAAAACTAAATACAGTATCTTTCCACATGCAAGAAATCTTATCTTAATCAAAATCTTGTTCTTTTTAAATcacaagcaaaaaaaaatatttacctGTCCGGGTACAGCTCTAGCAAGCTGGATAGGAATATCCTTTGGGCTTGATAACACATTCAGTTGACTTAGGATAGTACCAGATAATACATTAACAAAGAATATGTTCCAAACTGTGAAGTACAGCACTTTACAGCAAGCACTCCTCTTCCTTTCGCTGTGAGATGTAGGAAGCTCCACTGTAGAAAATCGCATCATAATTGGTGCAACCATGTACAGAAAAATTTGCAGTATGACACTGGGAAGGTACCCAGTCACTAGCTGAGTCATGTATTTCCTGCACATAGGTAACAGTCAAAACATGCAGAGTGGAGACAGGTAAATGGATAGCATCCAGCAGCATGAGATCACATTATACGCCAAACTCTATTGAGATGACCTTTATACTATCAATACTCACTTCTTCAATATTCCTCTTAGAAAAGGGAGCCTCTGCTGCAGTAGCTCTAGCTGAGATAGTCCTTGTATAAATGTCACCGGTATCACAAATACGAACATAAAAACAATAGAGCCTATGAGTGTAACTATATGACGAATCCAAAGCTGCTTATAGGGTAGCCAAAGATTGGACCAATACACATCTTCTGGTTCTGGAGCTAGATTAGCAACCCATTTCATAGGGTTAGATGTTTGAAGTATTTCTGAGGCGACAAGTGCAGCATACCGAgttttgaaaaatacaaaagcAGCTGTGCATTCCTGCATACAATTCCACATAGTAATTACCAATTTATTCCAAATTACTGATAGATTAAGCAAAAGAACGAATGCATGCAAGCTTAACCTCATCATCTAATTTCAAGCTGGATTCATTGCCAGTTTTCCCCCTGTTCTGCTCGCATTCAGTGTTCAACAACTTGAAAGAATTTGAAGAGGTTCCACAGAGACAACAGCGGTAGGTAATTGTTCTGCATCCTTGATCAACAGTTTCGTCTGTGAAATGTTTGAACTTCGTATATGCCTTCTGTGCGCCTGTCTGTCAAGAGTGAAAGATTAAAGTTAGACACCAAAAGCACAA containing:
- the LOC120667071 gene encoding CSC1-like protein RXW8 codes for the protein MKISALLTSAGINIGLCVLFLSLYSVLRKQPANVRVYFGRRIAEENERLRGAFILERFVPSTGWIVKALQCTEEEILAAAGLDAVVFNRILVFSIRIFSLAALLCVFGILPLNYFGKDIKHVRIPSESLDIFTIGNVEVKSRWLWVHCVALYIVCGVACILLYIEYKHIARLRLLHLTSATPNPSHFTILVRGIPKTAKESCSDVVDNFFTKYHSSSYLFHQVVYKVGKVQKIMTGAQKAYTKFKHFTDETVDQGCRTITYRCCLCGTSSNSFKLLNTECEQNRGKTGNESSLKLDDEECTAAFVFFKTRYAALVASEILQTSNPMKWVANLAPEPEDVYWSNLWLPYKQLWIRHIVTLIGSIVFMFVFVIPVTFIQGLSQLELLQQRLPFLRGILKKKYMTQLVTGYLPSVILQIFLYMVAPIMMRFSTVELPTSHSERKRSACCKVLYFTVWNIFFVNVLSGTILSQLNVLSSPKDIPIQLARAVPGQATFFITYVLTSGWASLSSELMQLFGLIWNFIRKYVLRMREDTEFVPSFPYHTEVPKVLLFGLLGFTCSVLAPLILPFLLVYFFLGYVVYRNQLLNVYRTRYDTGGLYWPIAHNTVIFSLVLTQVICLGVFGLKESPVAAGFTIPLIILTLLFNQYCRNRLLPLFRTFPAQDLIDMDREDERSGRTDEIHHRLHSAYCQFPDTEDVPLEKIKIIGEDEEQGSSSGESTGKETREDPKRDLSHPTLKGLPVSRLRHAVKSITFLIRLQKRGLSE